Proteins encoded together in one Carya illinoinensis cultivar Pawnee chromosome 3, C.illinoinensisPawnee_v1, whole genome shotgun sequence window:
- the LOC122303658 gene encoding histone H3.3: MARTKQTARKSTGGKAPRKQLATKAARKSAPTTGGVKKPHRYRPGTVALREIRKYQKSTELLIRKLPFQRLVREIAQDFKTDLRFQSHAVLALQEAAEAYLVGLFEDTNLCAIHAKRVTIMPKDIQLARRIRGERA, encoded by the exons ATGGCCCGTACTAAGCAAACTGCTCGCAAGTCTACTGGAGGCAAGGCTCCCAGGAAGCAGCTCGCTACCAAG GCTGCCCGTAAGTCTGCCCCCACCACTGGTGGAGTCAAGAAGCCCCATCGCTACCGTCCTGGTACTGTAGCCCTTCG TGAAATCCGTAAGTATCAGAAGAGTACTGAGCTCCTGATCAGGAAGTTGCCATTCCAGAGGCTCGTCCGTGAAATTGCACAGGACTTTAAG ACTGATTTGCGTTTCCAGAGTCACGCAGTACTGGCTCTTCAGGAGGCTGCCGAGGCTTACCTCGTGGGTCTCTTCGAGGATACCAACCTCTGTGCCATTCATGCCAAGCGGGTTACCATCATGCCCAAGGATATCCAGCTGGCTAGGCGGATCAGGGGTGAGCGTGCTTAA